aaattttttaattacaaaattaataaatttaatttaataaaataaatttctaatgaatattttcttagaatttgtgttgggtcaatatgtatcaagttacaaaaaataaagaaaaatatatagtaaaattttattattgtgaaagataaatataatgcactatccaataatatttaataatatcatattttgcatatgcaaatatagcatcccgtatttaattaatatactattttggtgaattatcgatgattacttttggatacgataaaattatattaatttttatagtaataacataattaatcgctcttaattaattattatgagtcatctaggtgttaataaaataaataatatttaatgaaaaataaaatagacataaaatacgaaattaactcttaatattttaaattaaattttcttctttcgaacgatgattttactatatcactccttattataagtcatttatgtattagaaaaataagaataacaaaatgatatgtcaacatcaaatatttgattgactatcaaaattatattagtgccacgtAAATTGGGATgagacagaagaagatataaagcaacatatattatttaaaaatgaaataaaaagtactataaataacaataatcaacaaaaaaaaattaaaaattgattgatttctacttcagctgcttcagtcgtgattttactatatcacccctaattaattattatggtcatttaagcatcgTGCCACATAAGTtgtgatagaaaaaatattataaatcacaatgatcaaaaaattaaattatttaaaaaatataattggttgTCGTCGACACAAaattctggacaaggagagtagcatatattattcaaaaattacataaaaagtattataaattacaattgttaacaacttaaaatatctaaaaacaatttaatatgttacatatttcaaaaaaaattacatgaaaaatactagaaatcacaataattaacaacttaaaaaatttaaaagatataaaatatttgatcgactattgaaattatattagtgtcactgaaattggaatagaagaaaagtatataaatcacaataattaaaaacttaaattatttttaaaatataattgactatcaatgccacaatagtttggacaagaaaagtaacgtctattaatttaaaaattacataaaaatattataaattaaaatagttaacaacttaaattatctaaatacgtattaaaataacatatgttgtaCTCATGTTAGATTCcagatgaatcctagaaaacatatgcaatccttttgttaaaaaaatttatttaaatatatcaaaattaaaaagacaaataaatatcttaatgtcgggcccgtgctgacacgggccatgctcctctagtatatatatataagggtgtGGTCTAGTGATCATTAGTGTATATACGGGTGTGGTCTAGTGATCATTAGTGTGGTTTGAGCATCATGATATTTTAAGTTCAATTTCCAGCAAAGATAAAAATAACTAGGTGATTCCCTCCCACCTTAGCTTCATATACATTGTTCCCGTAATATGATAAGGTTTATTATGTCTTCTAGCTTTGGTTATCTGTTGTTGTTAGGAGGTGTCAAGCATTCTGTGATATTAATCTAGAAACGTAAAAGTTGGCCGGTATACGAAGGTTATCCATGAAAAATTATACCGATAAGTCATTGTAATGCATAATTTACCGATAACTGATAAAATAACAAAGAGTTCCATAAGAAAAGTGAAGGTACAATCATGCAAAAATTGCCATATATAGTGAAGCAATGAAAAGCTGCAATCATGTCACAAAAAACTGAACCATCTCAACTTACGCATTGAAAATTTGACATGTGTTAACAAAATTACCATTTGGACCCACAGTTCCTAGCAATAAGGCAACCTTTATTTTCATGTAACTGTGGCGTGTTACTTTGTTTCTTTGTTTATATGGCAGTCTGTTGATCAACGTCATGGTTCAATAGACTTTCTTGCCCGGTAGGAACATTCCTATTTGGAGTTATTTGgataaaatgtcaattttaaagGTTTTGTTATTTCCACGGTAAGAAAATTAAACTGATCAATTACTTGATCGAATTGACTTCGAATTTATCCATAAATTCCAGTTGTAACTACTTAATCACAGTATTTGACTATGGATATTAAAGAAATCTCTATCTTATCTCCACTTGAAAATTACTCTCCATCATTCTTAACAAACTTTGCAGATTTGCTtatactttcaaaataaaaaaaaagaattaattgtaAGGGTTAAATGGGAAAACTCCCGGTGTTGAAAATTAACAAGTAATTTGGGATATCTACAATTACTCTTAGTACAGTGAACAACTAATATGAGATAAAGGGAATATATAAAATATGCGCCATCTGTTTCCTTTTTAACTGTTTCTAAaatatttccttttttatttgcAGCATCTctctaatttcaactttctacatAATATGTTTAATATCATAAGATTATAGACATTATTATATATTTCagatatctttaatttaagatcaaaagatttaaaaaattttacttttttactttgtatcaagttaaaaccaaataaaaaagttGATACATAAAAGAGTAATAGACTTGggtataatctttttttttttaagtgaaaaATTGGGGCAGGAAAGAAGAAATAGGGAAGGAAAATATAAGATGAAGAATCGAATCATCACTAAGTCAACTAATGAGCTACTACAATCTTTGgatacaaattaaattaattttgcaCCCAAGAGTGTGatctagtggttcaatgaagttgggttgagcatcatGAGGTATTATGTTCATTCGCAATTGAGACAAATACATGGATGGGAGGTGGTGGATATCCCATAAAATTAATCAAGGTGCATGCAAACTGACTGGATGagtataaaagaaataaattaaatcaacTTCAAACACAGATTTTTGAGCAACCTCAGGTGCTCAAGGCCCCTACACAAGCGTGCAGTGCAACTCGAGTGACATTGACGCACAGTGGACCAGTCTGGTGCAATAACAGCCATTACCCAAAAACAATTCAGGCACTATCAGCTGCTACGGCCCATGGTTCCATCATGTAGAATCAAGATCATAAAAAAATCCACACAAACTTCCTTTATAAAAGTAGTTTTTAAATCATGGACAGACCTTCTCTGGACATAGGAGAATTCAAGATTTGAAATTTATGTGTTTTTAATAAATTTGAATTAGAGTATCTGTGTGAGCAACACAGGTCTCTTTTGAACCACTGAGTCAATAGTGGCAGAGCCAgtgacataaaaaataattttaaacacacatatataatcGGATTTTTcgccgaagggggttcggataAACCCCTCGGCAAAGGGTAGATCCGCCACTATGAGCCAACCAAAAACTTTATTAATGAGTTCCTAACTTAGCATTGTTATATATATGAtagatttttaatataattacaagattcatgaaaatGTTTGGGGCAAATTGAGGGTTTCCGAAAACCCCACCCCAAATGCTAGATCCACGCTGGCATAAAGAAACATATCGCATTCATGCACAGGGCAGAGGTAGAAGTGTCATACAGGTTCATTGTTGTATTCAACAGCTTTTGCTCAAACAATATATTTGTGTCAAGAAATTCCTTATGTATTAGAACTCAATTGTTAACACTTAGAAGTTGTCGATCTTAAATTCAGAACTATAAAGTTAAAATACTGACTCCGCCACTTGAGACAATTTTGGaacaataatataaagaaaatggATCATTAAAAATAAGAACGTCAATTCGGCGGCAGAGTAGGTTCAACGAAACTTTGTTGTTTTCGGCTAGAATTTTGTACACATAGTATAAGATGACCTTAGAACACATAAAATATCATACAATAAAATCATACTTAATAATTCGTCTGTACGCTAGTCGAATGTAGATAACTCCAGTGAGATTAAAAATACCCATATAACTTGCAAAGTATATTTACATATCATTGACCAAAGAAGAAGCAATTCACCATAACAGTAAACAAAATTGTTCTACAACTGAAATAAAGCAAAACGAAAGTATAAGTTATGGTTTGTATTAGGACCATATAACTCCAACAAGTACCTATATTTTAGGTGGAGTAACTGGCGTTACAGTTTTAATCTCCGCCATTATTCTCACCTTGCCATGTCCAAACAATCTCTTTGAGTGAAGGCCGAACATCTTCTTCGTAAAACTTCGTATACTCTAAGGTGTCTCCAGCAGATTTGGAGAACTCAACAATAGCCACTTCTGGTGCAACTTCAAACACTTCAGCCATAACTGATAATTTCCCTTTGCGCCCGTCCGATGTTCCTTGCATCTTCACCTTGAATTCCTTAGCAGACACAATCTGAAAGTTCACTTTCTTGGCTAAAGATTCCAGCTTTGACATGATCATAGAAGCTGAACATTTGGATGTGAACAGTGCACCGGATTTCCTCTTGCCCTCAAAAAGACTTGACAAATCGAATCCCGAAGACATTGCTGATATGAATTCAAATGCATTGTAAAAAGGGGGAGCTGATTTTGTTCTACTTACCATGTTTGGTTCTTTAGTACTCTCCTGTTTCTGATTACCATTTTCTTCGTCAATTGATGAGAACGAAGTTGATCGACTAAACTCTTTGAGAAACCAAGGGACTCTTGTTACAGCAGCAATTGTAATTCTCTTTTCAGGATCAGAAACCAGAAGCTTCGAAATCAATTTCTTGGCTTCAGGAGAAAACCAGGGAGGAAATTCGTATTCTCCTTTGAAAACTTTCCTATACAtcttcatcaaattttcatgTTTAAATGGTAAAAAACCAGCTAAAAGAACATATAAAATAACCCCACAAGACCAAATATCAGATTTAGCACCATCATACCCTTTTTTCCTAAGCACTTCAGGAGCAACATAAGCTGGAGTACCACACTGTGTATGAAGCAAACCATCACTCCTGAACTGCTCAGACAAAGCTGACAATCCAAAATCCGAAACCTTCAAGTTCTCATTTTCATCGAGAAGTAAATTCTCAGGCTTCAAATCGCGGTGATATACACCTCGACTATGACAGAAATCAACCGCGCTAATCAGCTGCTGAAAGTATTTTCTTGCAACATCCTCCTTAAGTTTCCCATTAGCAACCTTAGCGAAAAGCTCACCCCCTTTAACATACTCCATAACAACAAAGATTTTTTGCTTCGTTGCCATGACTTCTTTGAGTTCCACGATGTTTGGATGTCGAACTAATCTCATGACAGATATTTCTCGAATGATTTGCTCCATCATACCTTCTCTTTTCACATGATCTTTGTTGATTACCTTAATCGCCACGCTTTCTGATGTTTTGATATCTCTTCCATAATAAACCTTTGCAAATGTTCCTTGTCCTAATAGCCTTCCCATCTCGTACTTCCCGAATATGATGCTCCTCGTACTGTCCATCATATGATCTGTTTCTTGTTCCATAAATGGTTTCTACTGAAGTTTAATAAGGACTGAATCTTAATATTTTGAACTAGGCTAAAAGTTTAAAAtggaacatatatatatatatatatatatatatatatatatgagattctTGTAGTTGATTGAGAGATGATGGAGATTTGTGTGATTGCAAAAATGTGAAGGAGGAAGAAGAGACACACATAAGAGGAGGCGGACGGAGTGGGGGCAGTGTGGGGCAAGTGAGAAAGCAGTGGGCTGTTTGCTAGTTATTGGAGAACATTGTTTGGGCAGTAGTGCAAGGAGCGGCAAAGCCCATCATATTTTGCAAATATCAAGCAGGGTTCAATATTTGTATTGATATtcgattaaatttaaatatagaaaatcTAATCTTAcgaatgaaatatatttttaataaatgagATCGTATTAGGAATATGTTTTATTCTTAATATCCTTAGATCCCGCATTATTAGGGTGTTAGATGGGCAGCTGAGCTGAGTTTATATGAATTAAAATAGATTTGAGTTATAAATGAATGAGTTATTGACTCGCTCAAAAGCTATTTGTGTTCAAATAACTAAAATGTGGGTTATAACTTAATCCCTATTCTTACGAGTTTTAattgctttttttttaaaattcttttataaatttttaatactttataaaattattttcttctttgttaaatatatataacatatctaatttaaaaaatatctttttaaatattttgacaaGATTTCTTATAAATCGATTTGGGCTACTTATCAACCTAATTTTTAATGAACTAGAATATAGGTTGAGCTAATGAATGGGCAGATCAGCAACACGTCTAAACTTAAAGGAATTGGGCGGATTAGGCTGGTCGAACTCGCTTTTACTACACCTACGCATGATTTTAGGCGTATAagtaatattaaaaagaaaaaaaaattttgcGATAATTCAAAAGAATTTTTAATCTTATCTCTAGAAATGTTATTAGTAACAACTCTAATTGATTAGAAAGATCTGTCTGTGATTACATACATACTCCATTATGGAGTATTATTGTGAAAATTTTGGCAATCATATCTCCCGACAAATTAAGGAGAATAATTCAAACTAAAGCGttcaattattgttatttaatGATAAGCTTTCTTAGTATTTCACCCTTGTTTTGGtgattgcatacttttctttttgttttcttataaTTGTgtattaaagaatattaaaaatgttaaataaaaaatattaagaaaagcGATAGCTTATATGGGAATTTGAATCATGCATTACCTGGTTCAAGTCAAAGTGATTTCAGAAATTGAAGGTTATACATTTATAATGACTAAGGTTAATATAAATTACTAAGCAATTAAATTAGAGCCAAACATTTGGGTAGTATTTTAATGTATATAGAGAGTTTAAGCAAAAATTATTAGATTTTCATGAACCCGCACACAACATGTTGAATCGCGATCAAGTCAATTACTTGCTTCACTGTTATATCTTGTTTGTCATTCATTTTTCTTCGTACAAGACTTTGTATACAACTCTAGGCTCTAGCATTTATTGAGAGTTTGATTAATGTATATCACCAATGCGCAGATATTCAATAATTTATAACGTTATTTTCCACACTCTTAACATCATGTTTCGAGAGTTTGACCGATGCATATCATTTATGATACATTATACATATCTCACTCAGAAAAACTGTAATTTGAGACTTGGCTAATGCATATCATTTATGATACATTATACAAATCTCATTAAGACTAACACATATCATTTATAATACACATACATATCTCACTCAGAAAAAACTGTAGTTTTGAGAGTTGACTAATGCATAtcatttatgatatattatacgTATCTCACACAGAAAAACTATAGTGAAATATTTCATAACGGAATAAATAGTCTTTTAACATTGTCTCACTTTACTATCTAGTAAAATGATTTTATATCtagaaaattattatataattctattttacaaacttaagaagaaaaaaaaagaagacaaagacGACTACAAATTTACAACTGCCTTGGATTTTTAAGTAGTAAAAATTGAACTCCAAAAAAGTAGAGAAGAACACGCTTGATCATAGATTTTGtagttgaaatttaaaattaaaatttttgaatcctttaggtTGTGAtttttgaaacttgaaattgtgtttggatatgtattttagttatttgCATTGTAAATTGAGCTGTCACGAATGAAATGGATGAGGTACAATGAGTGAAATGAAATGAGTTAcaactaatgaaataaaatgaactaATAGAGCAATCATCAAATGAAATggataaattaataaatttcaGATGTATAAACTTGAACTTTCAGTTAAAATGTTTTAAGTTTGAGATTAAAATAAAGATAGACTAAAGTGTCTAAAGTTTGGGATTGTCAAGTCAAACTTCagataaatatatttaaagtTTGAAATTAAGCCAACTTCGATCATTTTATCTAAAGTTTGAG
The Capsicum annuum cultivar UCD-10X-F1 chromosome 6, UCD10Xv1.1, whole genome shotgun sequence DNA segment above includes these coding regions:
- the LOC107876016 gene encoding CBL-interacting serine/threonine-protein kinase 25, which encodes MEQETDHMMDSTRSIIFGKYEMGRLLGQGTFAKVYYGRDIKTSESVAIKVINKDHVKREGMMEQIIREISVMRLVRHPNIVELKEVMATKQKIFVVMEYVKGGELFAKVANGKLKEDVARKYFQQLISAVDFCHSRGVYHRDLKPENLLLDENENLKVSDFGLSALSEQFRSDGLLHTQCGTPAYVAPEVLRKKGYDGAKSDIWSCGVILYVLLAGFLPFKHENLMKMYRKVFKGEYEFPPWFSPEAKKLISKLLVSDPEKRITIAAVTRVPWFLKEFSRSTSFSSIDEENGNQKQESTKEPNMVSRTKSAPPFYNAFEFISAMSSGFDLSSLFEGKRKSGALFTSKCSASMIMSKLESLAKKVNFQIVSAKEFKVKMQGTSDGRKGKLSVMAEVFEVAPEVAIVEFSKSAGDTLEYTKFYEEDVRPSLKEIVWTWQGENNGGD